From the genome of Solanum dulcamara chromosome 12, daSolDulc1.2, whole genome shotgun sequence:
ttttttttttttatgtcaaGTCAACCTACAACATATAAATTGAACAGAGGCAGTAAGTAATTATATGTGATATACCAAAATACTATAAGGTGTAAATGAGTACTGGGGAACGGAAGTTCAAGATGAAGGGGAATGGGAAGGTCAACAGGTGGGGTAGATATTCACCGATACAAAGAAGACAATGAACTTAAAATATcacttattttttctaatttaattGAGTAagctatttttcatatttttcaaaatattttgtcaATTCAActtaagaaaattgaaaaacactTCTGACCAAACAGACTCACACAGTAGATTACACAGAACGAAGAGCTCCTCAATTTGACCTGGTCTGTCACTCTTTGGACATCGCCATCGGAATCGTTGAGGCCCCATGAAGACGGCTGCAGTAGGATTGAGATATGGCCTCTGCAAAGGTGGAAATTTATTCCACTTCTGGAACAATTTTCAATATTTCATCGTGTATTTCCAATATGAAAGTTTAatatttccaaatattgatcgttaaaaaaaatattttcaaaatttaaaacttcAGTAAATATACGAAatgttaaaaatattcttaTATTCAAACTGCGCAatagaaatatttatttagttgaATAATACAAAGAAGATACTATTAAGGGAAATTTTAATTTGTAAGTAACAGGAACAAATTAACGGGAAAACCGCATTTTTGTCATATATTGTACGAAGTGGTCAAATCTCAACTACCATTGCAATTAACGGTTCGGATTGAACCTTCCAAAATCGGCAAGTTTCCTCGATCTGTTCTTACAGAACGACACCGCATTTGAAAGGTGACCCTTCGCCGGAACTTTTATCTCGCCGGAAAACACCATATCCGGTGGCATTCCTTTCTGGTTCCATTGTCTACTGGGGCTAGCCCGAACCAACGGGCTCAAGCAAAACGCTATTCCTGATAAACTTCGGTTATGGCCCGACCTATTAGCCCCCGTTCTCCGGCCCGGTTGAGCTGCCGGTGTTCTCTTTGGCGTCTCCGATGAGTACCCGTTTGAATTGTCTAAACAATGCTGGTTTTCCTCATCGTAATTATGACAACTTTCCTGATTACCTCTGATCGTTGATTCGTCAAATGAAAACATTCGGGATTGCTTTTTCCGGCGACTAGGTAAAATTGTTGAGAACCATGACGGTGATGAAGATAATGCCGGACAATAATCTCCAGAATTTGTAACCCTAGAATCCGAATCCGGTTTCTTCGATCTGGATCTAAATAGACCAGGTATAAAAGATAATccataattcttcttcttcttcttcttatacaAGGTGGAGGCAGTTATCGTTAATCCATTGGGACCAACTTGTGGAGTACTATAGAATCGGTGATCCGGGATTCCATGAACGGAATTGGGATGAAACGCCAAAGGCAGAGGATTGGTGTCTGATTTCCGGCGATCGTCCTGTGTCTGAATTGCCTCAAACTGTTTGTAATACGCGTTAGTTTTTGTTTGTGCGTCCGCGGCAATAACGATAAATAATCCTTCGCGGAGGCACGAAGCACACACGCCGATGCTGCTACTCGCATCGGTCAGATGCGTCTTACACCTCATGAATTAACAACTTGACTATAAGAAAAAGCTAGGAAAAGTAGAATGCAAGCTTCACAAGAAAGAATATTAAATGTATATAATGTTATTTACAACATTTCTGGAGAGTGTTGTTTTGTTGTGGTCTTGGGGTTTTGAGAATTTGGCGATGTGAAAAAAGTGAAGGTGTGGCTTGTTTCTTCTTCTGATCAGTcagtcttttttattttatttttcagacAGAGAAAGAATGAGAACGACGCAAGCCACACAACAAGGGTATGAATTTTATTCGTAATTAGAGGCTTCTCTTTAACATCTTTTTATAGCTTCACGTTCGAAAGGGTGACACGAGCGTTAATTGACAAAGGAAGAATCTACAAACAAACATACATCTATATATCCAATCAAACATACAAGTAGATTCTTCCTTTCTCAatctccatatatatatatatatgaagtagTTTGATtagatatataaattaaaaaagaaagttttttaaaatttgtggtctaaaataaattataatatttgtgtaattataatttatctcaTATTAAGGTTAAAATTAACACTTTAAAAGTTTGTTACTAAATATTAGAAATGtgttattctttttgaaattgactaaaaaaaagtatgtcatataaattggaaTATAGGCAGTACACATGATTTGTTATGTATAAAATTCAACGCACcaagtatattatttatttcgTCCTATTTATATACTCCCTTCGTTCCTTTTTAGTTGTGATAGaatcaaataatatgaattttgaataacattttaagatttttttatcatattgatgGAAAAAGCTGCAATTCATAATGCTTTTCGTATACTTTctgaatatttaaatttttattttaaaatattgaattaatgtAATCTAATTTATGTttgaaaattaatcaaattgactCTAAAAAAATGCAACATTACAACTAAAAAGGAACGGAGGGAGCATGATGTAGTTTGACTAGACACAGAGTTTAAGGaagaaagaaagacttttgaaatttttggtctaaaataagtcatagatGATGTAGCTTAATTGAGCATAGATTTTAAGGAATAAAGAaagacttttaaaatttttggtctaaaataagtcatataTGTTTGTATGActataaatcatctcattaagattaaaataaatattttaaagtaaattattactaaatatagaaatgtaTCACTTTTTGAACACTGACTAAGAAAAAgtgtatcacataaattgataATTGATTAGCATTCATGTACAAAAGTATAAGTTATGGGGAAAATTATGTACTTTATTTAGGGAAAAGAAATAAATTCCCTTCTGAATTTGTACAAAAAAGTCAGTTACACGCTTAAACTATCGTGGCgacctattacacacctaaTCTTTTTCAAAGTGATATTAATACCACCCGA
Proteins encoded in this window:
- the LOC129876689 gene encoding uncharacterized protein LOC129876689, with protein sequence MRCKTHLTDASSSIGVCASCLREGLFIVIAADAQTKTNAYYKQFEAIQTQDDRRKSDTNPLPLAFHPNSVHGIPDHRFYSTPQVGPNGLTITASTLYKKKKKKNYGLSFIPGLFRSRSKKPDSDSRVTNSGDYCPALSSSPSWFSTILPSRRKKQSRMFSFDESTIRGNQESCHNYDEENQHCLDNSNGYSSETPKRTPAAQPGRRTGANRSGHNRSLSGIAFCLSPLVRASPSRQWNQKGMPPDMVFSGEIKVPAKGHLSNAVSFCKNRSRKLADFGRFNPNR